A stretch of DNA from Odontesthes bonariensis isolate fOdoBon6 chromosome 5, fOdoBon6.hap1, whole genome shotgun sequence:
CAACCGTTTCTGATAATGATAACTCAGTCTATATCTTATGCCTGAACAATAAAGAGTCTGAAAAATTGATTGGGTAACCAACAccgtccgttttttttttttgtttagtatTGGATTCAAAATGCTCGGAAAATGATAAAAGGTCTGTTTTAACTCCTAACACATGAAAGGGAGACCTCCAGTTATCTTGTGaaaatattttattggttattaaaaaaaataacatgttAGAAACAGCATATAAATCATTCTTGCCTAATATTATGTTGCCCCGGGGGAGCTTTTAGCAGCCTACAGTTAACAGCATTGACTGTTTACAGATGTACTGTTCATACTGGAAATCTTTTAGATGTAAACAGCCCTTAATCTTATAAACTTGTTAATGACAAAGGATTATAGTGTATTACAACTTCATAATAACCACACAGTTTGCTTTTTTATTACCTCAGTAACTCACAAAACATACTGTGACAGTGTACTTAAATACAGGCTGAAATTCTGTAATATGACTTATTGATATATATTCAAATGTGTTGTAAATAGTTTTGCAACGATCACCTGCAGTTCCTACTTGTTGCCTGCAGAGGTCGGTAAATGCTAACAATGATTAGACATTTTATGCTAGAACTTTAAATATGTTGGTCCACAgcactgaaaatgttttcttgtaTTTTTATGTTTAAGCTTGTCATACTTTTTCCAGAAAGAGTTGACCTTGGAGAAAATGCCACCAAGACATTTCCATCTTCAAAGACTAATGGGGAGGTAAAATGATCCAGAGTGATTCTGACTCACACCAGGACCAAACAATGACACCTGAATTGCAGACAGAGCTACTTCAGAGAACTGCTACATCTTTGCCAAAtggttcactttttttttaccaaattaCATTTTGGTATTAAAACCCCAAAATattaaagaatgaatgaatatgttaatGAAACGTCAAAATTGTGACAAAGAATGGTATGTTTTTTGGCAAAATACATGATATCTAATAAGTGATAAAGACAGATACAATGGCTGTAGACATTTTACATAAAAGCAATATTAGACCACATGGCATTTTGGAATTTTATATATTGATTTATCACTTCCAATTCacaaccaattccttcatttaGTAGAAAGAACAAGAccgagctaaaaaaaaaaaaaaaaaaaaaaaggcaatgtGCTCCATTGgcaaataagcaaaataaaagcataataatgatgatgaattATATTCAGAAAATATCTAAGTACAGGAAAAATGTGACATTCCTAAAACAGTGCATACAAAAGAGATGTGAAGTTGCAAGCCATGTAACTATGTATGGCTGTAATGCACATCATGCATTTTTATGCAGACTGTCCATCAATAGAGCTTGCTGAAATACATCCTTGAGGCTTTTAAGACTTTTCAGTGACAATACTGATCAATAACATCGTACTCAGACGATGAATGTCTTTTTTGCACTGACACGTAAGTTCTGTCTTCTTCATTTGGTTTCACCTCTTTTCTTTCGCTTCTTTGAAAAGAAGAAACAGCAAACTATTATATGTGTCCAGAGCATTAAAGGAAacttcaaaacataaattacaAGAAAAGTAGCGTACCTGAGGCACCCTATGTAGATTATGAGGAGGACGTTCACCATGAGAGATATACCAGCGACAGCCCAGGGAAGAACTCTACTGTCAGGTTCATGATGTTGCACAAGCTTTACTGTAAGAATGAGAAAAGAAGCTTCATGTATATTTAGATGCTATATGGGCACTATAACAAGCTAATCAAGGCCACAAAGAAATTGTATAAGACTCAGATTGAGAGGATTTATGTGCCATGTTGAATGGATGCTTAAGGTAAATGGGGAATATAAACAAGGTTCCAAAACAACAAGCACTGAGTGCATGTCATGTTCCATTCGGTGCAGCTTTTAGATATACTAACTCCTTTGTTCTTTGATTCAGTGATGTAGAGGGTTTTCAATTTACTCACCCAGCTTCATTTCTGAGTATTCAAAAACCAGTGCTATCATTGTTAGTTTGAGTGATAGTGCTGTTGGTTGTGGGGTGTGACATTATCATAATGAAAGAGCGCTCAGTGTGGTTCTTCAACAATGGCTATTTGATTGTAAAGAAAACCTCTAACCAATACACGAAAGTCAGGACACCTGACTGAACCACACATCCAGAGCTGCTTCAAAATAGAAAGTGGAATAATGATATCACAGCAAACCTGGCAAATGTACAATCATCAGCACAAACTTAGAGCGTGGGATAGAAAACTTCTCTTTTCCATACATTCAACTTACAGGTTAAAGTTAAATCTGTTGGTGAGGTCAGGTGTTTCGTTGTACATATGTACTGTCCTGAAGGATCTGCCATCACATCAGGGCTGATAAGGGTTAAATATCTTCTATCattgtgcaggtgtgtgtttaatCTGAGTTCAGTCCTCATTATAAGTGGTGGAGGGAAACTGTCAGTGCTGCAGGTCAGATTCAGAACGGATTCTTTGACAGTCATGTTAGGTTCCCTTTTATCTGCGAAACACATTTTATTAGAAACTTGAAATAGTAAAGGTAAACATGCAGAAAAAGTTTAGACATTTTAAAGAATTTAGGGAAAACCCCTAAGGTAACTGAATCCTTACACTAACATGATTTTAAACCCAGAGGTATTAAAAACTCTTTACAATAGAACAGTTCAGAATGCCTAAAGGGTGTTAACATAAATTGCACGATACTTTACCAGATACTACTGGCACACAGATATAAGGAGGTCAGTAGTATAGCTTCAGGGGAATTATTGAAGAATTACTCTGAATTTAGGTTTCTAAATAAAAGAGAACACGATTTTCTGCAATATGCAGACATATGATACGTACAGTGTGTGCTATACGTAAGCCAGCTTAATGCATGTGTATACTAAGAACTTTAAAATCCGTTTTCTATAAATCGTCATGTAGTCAAAAACATTTCACAGAAATTAATCCAACATCAGGGTTCGCAGGGGGGCAGGAgcatatcccagctgtcattgtgaGATGTTTAGAGAAACATCAAGCAGATGTTTTAGACAGAAAATTACTCACAGTTCACGTTCAGAGTCACAGTCTCCTCTGTAGTTCTGCCACCTACAAAGTTAATCTTACAGGTAACATTGGTGTTGTGGTGTTCAGCTGAAGGGTTAAAGGTCAGAGATGAGCTGTGGCTGTGTGTGACAGCAGTCAGATTATTAGTCTCAGCAGTGATGTTTCCTGCGATGTGAGAGTCCTTCTCTCCTGCTCCCCTCCACATCCAGGAGATTTTAGGACGAGACCCAGAGCAGGAACCAGGAGCAGTGCAGGTTAGTGTGGTCTGTTGTCCCTCTGTCAGTGGAGGAATCGTCACAATGGGCTTCTGATTTCGTCCTGATGTAAAAACAATGCACTGGTAGAATCATAAAAATTCTGAAGGTTGTATTCACCTAAATCTGAGATGAAATCAGATAttttcttaaagctgcagtctgcaggatttgttgttgtcatacgtaaagtcctaatttttggcattttaagggtttacatgatctatcagaacgcttgaagttgaaaacggtgacctccgtagtcgcaaaatgcaagaaatgcttatttttttaaccgaaaaataaaaagttattcaacttcctgtcccgccccatcaaaacacatgagaactcgtgcacgtctacgtgcacgccagattcgcgtacacgactcctcattcatcaactcacctgtcatttgcgatcatggaagacacagtaagtagactagcccgtaatgaagttcaatagtccagataaataagcgtggggacgagcctaccttgtatcgcgcgtgcacaatcggtgattgaaaGGCAGCAGAGCTCAGCttgtaacctgattggttacatTTTACcagtccggtctgcaattttgtaaacaaacctgctggctttggagggacctagcgggacatataggggacctagagaactcatttttttttgtattggggtatttaatgtactacttttagaatccccggacagttccaggcattatgcttgaaaaagagttgcagactgcagctttaaacatgGCAGTTTTATCAAGATGGGATGCAGTTCCCACCAGCTGCCCATAGAGGTCAGCAAGTGCATGTAGTAACTTTGTGTCATTAAGACTCAAATCATTTCAGTGTACAACAGTGAAGAGCTTTACTTGATAGTACTTATGGCATTGTTATAGGTTTTCCTACCTTTAATGGAGATAGTTGTTATTGGAGTGAATGTAAATCCATCTGTCTTTCCATTCAAGAGACCATTAACTCTGAGGTGGTATGATCCTGAATCAGACTCCTTGAGATCATTGATCACGATGCTGCAGTTCTTCTGACTCACATCTGGCTCCAAAAGTGACACTCGTCCTTTGAACCCAGAGTGAACTCTTTCTCTGTTCTCGTAGGTGTGAAATATAATGTCAGAGTCACggcatgtttgtttcaaagggTCGCATTTATACCAGACAATATGTTCAGGTGTAAAACTATCAGCAGTAGTGAAGGAGCACGGTACAATGATGCAGAGTCCAGCCTCTGCTGTTATTTTTCCCTCACTGAGAGTGATACAGAATCCATGTTGACAGTGTTGTTTTCCCCACACTGAGGCACCTGTtaatgaaaagaaacaaaactgacTGGCAGCATTTAGTTTTTAAAGTGCAATTACCACTTCTGTCTAAGAAAAGCTGACCATCTAAGTTTGATTTTTACATACTTCTTAACTCTGTTATAATATAAAGACTTGTTTAGGGTGTCCAATTTACGAAATATGTTTTAACCTTATTAACATGTCTATAAGATGGTTTTTATCATGAGCAACATCAGCCATTAATACTATGGCTGAGGCTGTTTTGTGTAGACATTTCTCGGGAACCAATCCTGACTATTTGGTGAGTGGGGCATTACAGTAAAAGTCTAGGTACCTTGAAGAGCCTATTAAATTAGAATCTAGCAAGCTATGGGGAAAAGTTCACACCAGATAGGTGAAGAAGAAAGTAGAATCAAAGTCAAGTGAGAAGCCAAGGCTCTCGGTCAGCAAAGCCAGCGACAAGAGCCCAGATGTGGTCAAGATGCAAGCTGACTTAAATTCTCTCATGAGAGATTTTTTGAGACAAAAACTTTAAAACATACAATTTTGAGGAGTGAAAATGCTATTAATCTTGAATCACTACTAAACAAATTGCAATATCATTATATCATTTTAGCTGCATTACAAGTTTATGAAGGAGAAGAGTCATACCTGTGGCAACACTGCCGTGCCTCACAGAGTACAGTAGTGTTACCCAGATGAGCGCATACATCCTGAATAGATGCAAGCTTGATCTTTCCCTCCACGAGACAAACATCAGAACAGCAGATGAGAGCAAATTCCCTGGTTTGATTATTCAAACAATCATTCCATTCCCGAGGACAAAATCTTCCTTCTACCACAACATCAAGCGAATACTGTGGAAGTAAATCAATATCATATCCACACCATATACTGTTTGTTCTGACTGAGGTCAGGTAAACAACAGAAGATATCTGTGTAagatgcaggcatgaatgaacTGAGTAAAGGGTGTTTTTggtcacatacacacaaatgctATCAAcagacatgataaaaaaaaaggttccaaCAATTTACTGTCTTTGGGAATTTTCAGATGCTGCTGTGTGACACATCTCTGTTTATGTTACTTATAAAGTTTCCTCTAAAAGGCTGCCAGGACGAGTCAAACTactctgtttttttctccacaacaatacACCAAAAATAACCAGCAAATGTGGTTTAAGAGCAGAAACTGGAGCAGAAACAGCTTTACAGATATAAATTACATAAACAAATTAATACATTTGGCTTTCACCCTCTCCAGGGATGTGACTACCCTAAATCTTGCTTTAAGCACATATAATGTTTGTCGTATGTAGGTGTACAGAGTATACCACACAATATTTTCAATTGCTTCGACCCTAAACCAAAGAACATGAAAAATCCCTTTAAAAGAAGCAATCATATAAATCACATTTTACAGTTTCCATTTGTGTAGAACATTCACCGAATGACATAAGTTGTGTTTACCTCTTCCAGGCTATTTTCTCTCCTCAGATCAATGCTGACTGAGCCAAAGTATTCTGGCTGTTCCTCATTCTCTGCTCTTACTTTTGCAGTTCTTCTTACTTTGTGGTAAAGGGAGTGTCAAAGAAGTTTCTCTGAACAGTGTTGGGTATTACTGGCCCATTCATAACTGCCACATCGTGGTATAGAGCCCCGTAATATCCACAAAAACCTACCCAGGAATGTCCTTTTatcaagtaaattaaaaaatgataataattatgATAATAATGAAAATAGTGACTTAATCAAAATGAGAATAGGTCACAACCTCAGAAAAGGGAAGggtgtgtgtaaaaaaaaaaaacgttcaatTCAAAATGCTGATGCAAGGTGATTATCAGCAGTAACACAGAATACATGATGTTGTGATGTTTACGGCAGTTAATGGTCTCCTTTGCAACATTAGAATAACCGCATCAACACTTTAACAATAagtgtttttatgtatgtacTGTATGCATTTTATATCTAATGTTCACATACTCCACGTGTTCATGAGCTAAGAAACAACAAAGAAGTTgaattacacacaaaaaaaaacaaagcaacatccagTTTGTCTTTCGGTTAACAGCAAACTGATTTGTCGATAttccaaaaaaagaagaagtcttCCATGGATTGTCTTTGTGTATTGGTCCAGCCGAGCCACAAAATCTAaagtttgtgtctgaaacatatTGGTGTCACAATGGTGCGCCAGAAATTAGAAGTATGAGAGTCATTTTTCTCTCCCTGTTGTTTTGTAAAGGGGGATATTCAGGTGTTTGTACCTATTAGTATTTAAGTTAATCATGTCATTTTCATGCCTAACTCTAACCAACCATGACTAACAGCAAATCCAGCCCCTCTAACTTCCTCATAAGTGTCTTTGAGCATGTGATAGTTGTGTAATGTCACATttatgaaattatcatgaaatgaaaaaatgtgaGCCTGTTATGATTTGCAAAGGAAAACACTGGAGAGAATGGAAATAAATATTTTGGGGGCCTTGAAAGTGTAGTAATCTTACTATTACTGACTGTACCTGACAGTTTTGTGTAACATGTGTAAGTTATTATTCTAATAGGCAGACATGGGCATATGATACTTTTGTAGTGTTGTAACTTAATCGTGTTTGAGCCTTACATAAACTGCCATGTTGTGTACTGCAGACCAACACCAAGTATCACACTCTTTGGTGTGAGTCTGTGTTGATTGTAGAAGTCACTTAAAAGCTTCCTTTTTTTGGCATAGCTATATTCACACTATCTGACTATTTTCCGATTCTCAAAGGTTTCAGATTCTCACCATGTGCAGCTGAGAGTTGGCTAAAACTCTGTCAGTCTGTTACTTTTTACCTGAATATTAAGGATTCACAGCTGACGCTGTAAACATGGCAAATTTTGTTCTCACTTAAGTCAGTGATTCGTTCTTATGTGAAAATAAATTACATTCTACTTGGGTTGTTAAATTCAAACTGTTCTCACGTCATGGTGGCCAAGAATAGAGCCCATCATCCCCTTTTTAGACGACTTGATGCTCATAGTTTTTACATCTGAAAAGTCTTCAGTGGTTGTGATAATACATTTAAAGCTGTGAAATCTGAAGTGTTGAGGAGGAATGAAACCTAACCCTTACCACCAGTGAGACTGAAATGTTTCTCAAGGTCAACTGTAAGAAGAAGGAAATCTGGGTGAAATATAATTATATATGTGAGCTATGCTGCTCCTAATGGCAACACTAAATAATACATGACTGAACATCAGTATAATCTGCATATGTAATGACAGTCATGTTCAGGTGTTTTGCTGTGCAAACGTAGAGTCCAGAATGCCCTGCTGTCACATTAGAGATGACAGTGTTGTTGGGCAGGTTTGTACAGGAATTACGTTTAGTCCACAAGAGGAGTGATGGAGGGAAATAATCAACACTGAGGGTCGGATTCAGAGGATCGCCCTCTTTCACACTCCTATCCCCAGTGACTTTGACTTCCTTCATATCTATCAGACAAATTAAACAATTGTACAGATTCTACACAGCACTCACAGTTCACGTTCAGAGTCATAGTCTCCTCTGTAGTTGTGTTACCTGTTACTTAGAACTGATGGAAACACAACCTATTAGATGGGTTCATCATTCACTTGAATTAGGTCTGAAATCATCTGATATATTGTTGAACATTCTAGTGTGACAACAAGTAGTTTCATGAGGGACTGCTGCAATCCCTTTACCCGCCTGCAGAGGTCGACAAATGTCGATAGGGAATAGACGCTTGACActtaaaatgtatgtatgtggatATGTATTGAATCAGGTTGACAGTCTGACGGCAATTGCACACTTTTATTATAGTCTAATTGATCTGATAGACATTCTAACCCCCATTTTGAAAAGAGAAACATCTAATTTGTCAATTCCTTCACCCTGTCATCCTACTCCTGTAGACAAATGTTTCTCTGTGACAGCACACTGCTGATTTGATGATTAATATTACTTGTTTTGTtgatgctctttttttcttcttcacaggTTCATCAAATCTCTTTGAATAGCACACATAGCCGGCTAAGCAGCATCAATTTCTGTCAGTCAGACATGTCATGCATCTCATGTCTCTCAGTGAGAAGACACTCAAAAGaatgacagtaaaataaaaatcagggaAGAAGAAACAGGTGAAAAAATTAAATCATCAATTTTGAGCAAAGTTTAAAATGTTTCGATATTTACTGAAATCAACGATAAGTCAAAGTTACTAATTTAAGGTAAAAAGCATACTTGCAGCGTACATAATATCTGGCTCAAAGTGTCTCTGTTTCTGAGGATTTATACtttagtttgaccataaaactgcatttctggggaaaaaaaagacaagagacATCGTGAGAAACATGTTCATAGTTTGTTTTCTACCAATAATCCACTGTTTATATGTTGtgttgttttccttttatttatatttGCATGGAACTGAAAACAGACAAATTTGGACTTCGTCCAAACAAAAGAGCAAGCAAACAACATCATTGCTGAACTGTCATAAAATAACATTGCTAATTGGCGGAAAGATTGCAAAACCCTGATCTGAATTATTTTGTCAATCATAAAtgtgaaacaaaaaaatcaaataaaacactaTAAAGATAATTATGATTACCACAATGTATTGGACATACAAATTTGCTTTACAACACACTGTGACAAAATATTAGACATATTTGAAACTTGTGGTAAAAGAAAAACTATTACAAAAATAAGAAGCGTTGTAAGAAGCCAGCATCTGGAACCCTTCATTATTAAGTCATCAGAACACTGTCTTAATAGAAGTCTAAATGAATCAGAATAGCAGGTCAAAACTAGCTTTACATACACAGAGAACTGTATCTTTAACATTGTCAGTTTTTTTGTCACCGCATGTTGAAATATTGATTTAAGTGctaatttttattttgaagacatCTTTGGTGTTGAATTATGCTGTTTTGAGTCACACCTCACACAGAGTTGGCTCATTTGCCAACAGTGTGGTACAGGTAAAAGCAACAATAATGAGCCTGGAAATCAAGATCTCTAGTCTTCCACTTGTAGTTTACACACTCAGACAACAGAAAAAAGTATCAAGTACGTAGTTATGCTCGTCAACCTTTTTTTCTATCAGAGACTTCATCTCTCAATGTGGCCTCTTCGTAGCAAGAGTTTGAAATGAATTACTCCACATGATGGGTTTTTGTTAGTCTTGTATTACTCTATAAAAACCCAGAGTTTGAGGCTATTGCGGCGCTTTGTTCTCCTCGAATACTATTTCAAAAGAGCTCACACTTGCTGAATTAATCCATCATTTCAAATGAGATGTCCACATTACTGCGTATTAAAAACTCCATTTATAAAGCCTTAGTTGGTAAAAATCTCTAGCTAGATTTTACTTTCAATATAAGTCTTCTTCTATGTCAACATCAGCACAAAGAGTTTAACAATATCAGTTCAGTATGAACATCAGTGGACAAATTGattaattttaaaaacaaattagtGAATCCATTGGGAAAGTAAATTCTTGCACCCATGCATTAAAAATGTTGATAAGCAACATGAAATACGCAATAAATATGACTGCAAATAGAAATGTCTTCTTTAATTGATAGAACATTAATATTGCAGTGTGtgaatgttttattttagtTGAAATTGAAAGAGGAAGTAACAGGGCAGCTTCCCTGAGTTTAGATCAGGTATGAGTCATTGGAAAAATTTCAACAGCTGCATTAGCTTGCATTAGCTTCTGAAAGTAGACTTGGAGCATATTGAGGATTCAAATTGTCAACAGACAGGAGAAATAAAGACAGAGATAAACATCAGTGTCTAATGGGCAAAAAGGTTATATTGGTTGTGTTGTGGGTAATGATGGATTCACTGTTGTTAAAGGGACATTcaggttttttctttcttttttttcagctgcaggGGACTTTGGGCAACTATTCGTGCATTGACACGTATTAACATGGATCTATTTAGGTTAAGGAAATAGTGACAAAGTAAACAGTTCAGTAATCAAACCACTGTGAAATGTTTGTGGTTTGATTTGTTTTGAGTGGGGAAAATTTGTTCTTCTGTGGCTCCATTCTGAGTAGCTGTTAGCATAGCTCTCCTGGCAGAATTCTtccctgattctccaaactAAGAGCACCGTCTATTGTAGATAAGACACTGGCTCCTCATAAATACTTCCCACAACTCcacctaaataaaaaaaaggtttaatccCTTTAACTACTACCAGGGACCAAGGACATCTCAAATGCTAAGATGATAACTTATCTTGTGCATCCACCACTTTAGTGAAATTTAGTCCTAAATTGCTGGGTCTTCCTTTAATGGTTCATCTTAATCATACACAGAGGACAAGAAATACATTTCAAAACCACCTTGGTGAAAAAGAAAGTTAGTCCTACGTTTAAACATTGACTCTGATTTAGCTTTAACAGCATAAACCAGTTAGAggtttggcgctattttctgAGCTTCTATTAAGACAGTGTTCATCAGAGTAGCTGGGAGATGTGTGatgagtctgtttttttttttttaatttgccaaACTGGCATTTTACCAGATTTCTATCATTAAATGAGTTCCTCCGACCAAAACACTCATGCAGCGTATTTTCTACACATACTGGCATCCTTCTCTGTATCAATATACATCAAGTTAATATATCATAATATGACAACATCATTACCAAGTTAGACTATTAGTCTGCTTTAATATTACATCACAGGTTCATCAAATGTCTTTGAATAGCACAACCAGCTGGCTAATCAGCATCACTTTTTGTCATTCAGACATCTGATGCAATCCTGTGAGAACAAAGCATCCGTCTCTCAGTGAGGTGATGCTCAAACTTCCCAAAGATCCCAGAGATCAGCGTCTCCTGATCTTTCAGCACAAtctcaatacacacacacacacacacacacatacaaacaaacacacacattgtcTAAAAGAGATAACATTTTGGCCCCTCACAAGTATATATGCTGTGCTTTAAGTCCGTATTatcaagttgaatcatacagaTATGCAGAGCATATGTGAGGAAACATATGCTTTAGGGAGAGAAACAGAAGATAACAGACATTTTGCATGTGATCGTGTTGGGAAATCTCAACACATCATTCGTTTTAATGGAAACTGCTGGAAACAGTGGGTGTTTTTACAAAATCTCGTCAAATTATTAGCAAAAGTGATGGTGACTTTATTTTGAGTTTATAACGAGAGGCTACTGAGTCACAGCTCATGTTAATTTCAACACTGAGATGGATTTCCTTCTCTCGCCTCTATCAGTTATCGTCATATGATCTTAATTAACCAAAACAAAGACATGAGAGGGTTTGCTCTCAGTCGATAAACACACataaagaaaatgaacaaaaagccTGGTTACTCCTTGCCCTGATGCTTCGACTGGCAGCAGACGCAGTGACAGTTACAAGACAGATAAAGACTTAACAGTAAGACAGATGAAATGACAATCGCATGGagaaagcaataaaaacaattttCAGCTTAGCACTGTATGATCTATAGACAATGAACAAAAATAATTTGTTTTGTATTGTCCATTAGGGTCTTGCTCCAACTCtcaaaactgtgtttttttccaAATGGTGGTGGAAGAAGAGACGTCTCAAGGAGGAAGGGCAGCACAAGAGGGAAGTACTAGCATAGAGCCTTACATTATAGGTGACAAATCTGAAGAAATGAGAAACAAGGAGTCGTCGTGTGCAGGGTAGTCCAGTAGAGGAGAAGAGGTTAATACACAGTTTATGGTGCAGCGAATGTGTGTAATTCGGGGCTGCCACTGCATCTCGCATAGCCGAGGGATCAGGGAAGGATCGCGATTCATTTGGCTTTGATTTCTGAATAGTTGCTGCCGTCATCCCCCCTCCCTGAGGCCCCCTCCCTGGGCCTTGCCCCGATAAACTCCAGAGCAGCGTAATTCAGCTCTTGCCTCTCCAGTCCTGCCATAGAGCCCACAGGTTGATAATCCCCGTCTTCTCCCTGCAGACAGAGGTACTGTTCAGCAGCAGAAATCAGCATCAAGGTGCCAGCAAAGGTGCGACGGACACCATACAGAAAATCTGTTAGTGGTTACTGGCCGACATACTGACAAGAGGACTGAGATGTTTTCTATTAGTCCGGCAGTTTGTGTTAGCAATGAGGCAGCCGTGCAGCAGGCGGTATCGTAACAAACGGCACTGAACAGAACGCAGAAGCTGATATGCAAGAGGAGATGCATCTGTTACTGAGGCTTGTGTTTTTAATGGGGGTTCGTTTGGTAAC
This window harbors:
- the LOC142380847 gene encoding sialic acid-binding Ig-like lectin 14; protein product: MFVSWRERSSLHLFRMYALIWVTLLYSVRHGSVATGASVWGKQHCQHGFCITLSEGKITAEAGLCIIVPCSFTTADSFTPEHIVWYKCDPLKQTCRDSDIIFHTYENRERVHSGFKGRVSLLEPDVSQKNCSIVINDLKESDSGSYHLRVNGLLNGKTDGFTFTPITTISIKGRNQKPIVTIPPLTEGQQTTLTCTAPGSCSGSRPKISWMWRGAGEKDSHIAGNITAETNNLTAVTHSHSSSLTFNPSAEHHNTNVTCKINFVGGRTTEETVTLNVNLKLVQHHEPDSRVLPWAVAGISLMVNVLLIIYIGCLRSERKEVKPNEEDRTYVSVQKRHSSSEYDVIDQYCH